A genomic stretch from Megachile rotundata isolate GNS110a chromosome 1, iyMegRotu1, whole genome shotgun sequence includes:
- the LOC100882299 gene encoding uncharacterized protein LOC100882299 encodes MSSLTVVHDSRLVLLEIIVENLYMPWKGIFDAALMKKTVIMFRMLDEEWTSLMPNRQDYRSYRGSNYENERFYGGRSVLFAVPEETFEKDVSGVDLQLYVSKEVSKYFELERRQNFGFTLVKMDDLLNGIIKDLRERKELGGYFSSALEREPISRSTRGTFPLFDEDVNKTDATIEVYVRISFLGKCIITEVYAPISTKKAFYAREETDPRYPYQFRELTTMDVESFCWGSLTIIPPVHPDYLTCACKTEPECLESATQTKKKKRKQKATLREMYMARLALVQELLAKMKEARRNRPQIMQHGEGPKAVCPTCICPEVCSPSAPVSCIYTMPPSSCSSPCQPTVYCLPNAT; translated from the exons ATGTCCTCGTTGACTGTGGTGCACGATTCGCGGTTGGTTCTATTGGAGATCATAGTGGAAAAC TTATACATGCCATGGAAGGGAATATTCGACGCAGCACTAATGAAGAAGACGGTGATAATGTTTCGTATGTTGGACGAGGAATGGACAAGTTTGATGCCCAATCGGCAGGACTACCGTTCCTACCGTGGCTCCAATTACGAGAATGAACGTTTCTACGGCGGTAGATCCGTGCTGTTTGCAGTACCGGAAGAGACATTTGAGAAGGACGTATCCGGCGTGGACCTACAGTTATACGTATCCAAGGAGGTATCCAAGTATTTCGAATTGGAACGACGGCAGAACTTCGGGTTCACCCTCGTCAAGATGGACGATCTGCTTAACGGTATTATAAAGGACCTCCGTGAACGGAAAGAGCTTGGAGGTTATTTTTCTAGCGCACTGGAGCGAGAACCTATATCAAG ATCGACGCGTGGAACGTTCCCCCTGTTCGACGAGGATGTAAATAAAACCGACGCGACCATCGAGGTGTACGTGCGGATCAGTTTCCTAGGAAAATGCATCATCACCGAGGTGTACGCTCCCATAAGCACGAAAAAAGCGTTTTATGCACGCGAGGAGACGGACCCACGTTATCCGTATCAGTTCCGCGAATTAACCACGATGGACGTTGAGTCCTTCTGCTGGGGTAGTTTGACTATTATACCTCCGGTCCACCCAGACTATCTGACTTGCGCTTGCAAGACGGAACCAGAATGTTTAGAAAGCGCGACACAGaccaagaagaagaaaaggaaacagAAAGCGACCCTCAGGGAGATGTACATGGCCCGACTAGCACTCGTGCAAGAATTATTGGCCAAAATGAAGGAAGCCAGGAGGAATAGACCACAAATCATGCAACACGGAGAAGGACCCAAAGCAGTTTGTCCAACTTGCATTTGTCCGGAG GTCTGCAGTCCATCCGCTCCAGTGTCTTGTATTTACACTATGCCGCCCAGCTCTTGTTCCTCTCCTTGTCAACCGACCGTTTACTGTCTACCAAACGCCACGTGA
- the LOC100882082 gene encoding hemolymph lipopolysaccharide-binding protein-like gives MSLLSSLVNFIVPLSLAVPNSVASLCTGNFFQSYRPCLNDPCNTRNVTCGNGFICNLGLRGVSTRDDYYYTPGIGSHKLHTRALTWNEARKVCNEEGGHLAIINSIAEAHVLMDIFNRSSPVKGSDVTGQAYIGTHDLYAEGDWTTILGDSLAKTGYTEWSDKYNGQPDNTGGVQNCGSIFRDGKMDDIRCDLPHAFFCELSCSSLL, from the exons ATGTCGCTGTTAAGTTCTCTGGTTAATTTTATCGTCCCGTTAAGTTTGGCTGTTCCGAACTCCGTGGCGAGTCTATGCACTGGAAATTTCTTCCAATCGTATCGGCCCTGCTTAAATGATCCGTGTAATACTCGTAACGTGACTTGTGGAAACGGTTTCATATGCAATTTAGGGCTGCGTGGTGTGTCTACACGCGATGATTATTATTACACGCCTGGAATCGGTTCGCATAAACTTCATACTAGAGCATTGACGTGGAATGAAGCGAGGAAAGTGTGCAACGAGGAGGGTGGCCATTTGGCAATCATCAACTCGATTGCGGAAGCGCAC GTATTAATGGATATATTTAATCGATCGAGCCCGGTGAAAGGTTCCGACGTCACCGGCCAAGCCTACATAGGTACACACGATTTATATGCGGAGGGCGATTGGACCACTATTCTTGGAGATTCGTTGGCGAAAACTGGATATACCGAATGGAGCGACAAGTATAATGGACAGCCGGATAATACAGGCGGTGTACAAAACTGCGGTTCAATCTTCAGGGATGGAAAGATGGACGATATAAGATGCGACTTACCGCATGCCTTCTTCTGCGAACTATCTTGCTCGTCGCTTCTTTAA